The following proteins are encoded in a genomic region of Flammeovirga pectinis:
- a CDS encoding amidophosphoribosyltransferase — MSEVIKHECGIAMLRLRKPLSYFIEKYGTPTYAISKMYLLMEKQRNRGQDGAGIASIKLDLEPGFPFVDRARSVEADPINDIFKKVGKKLNKISKDNTKYFDADYLRQNIPFMGDVYMGHLRYGTHGKNTIAHCHPFMRNNNWRSRQLIMAGNFNMTNVDELFDKLVHLGQHPKENVDTVTVMEKIGHFLDLEVQDLFQKNNNSGLTNIEISNKIEEELDLCKVLTRSCKDFDGGYAIMGLTGYGGSFVARDVNGIRPAYYYADDEIVVVASEKTAIKTAFNADYDLIKEIQPGHALIVNKDSSYEEKEYLTPQEKLSCSFERIYFSRGTDPAIYEERKKLGELLVPKVLKALDYDLENTVFSYIPNTAETAFLGMMAGMDKYLVKKRLEAIENGVSGEELEKMMTFRPRQEKLVIKDVKARTFIADDTMRDDMVAHVYDTTYEVIKKKVDTLVVIDDSIVRGTTLEKSIIQMLDRLEPKRIIVVSSAPQIRYPDCYGINMSKMKEFVAFRAMIKLVKKRNMDELLDEVYYRSKSILRKDVIDENLVQTLYDQFSDEEISQEIAEIIKLDHIKADVEVIYQTVDNLHEACPHHLGDWYFTGNFPTHGGMKVANQAFVNYMEGKEIRAY; from the coding sequence GTGAGTGAAGTCATAAAACACGAGTGTGGCATTGCAATGCTACGACTTAGGAAACCTCTTTCTTATTTTATTGAGAAATATGGTACTCCAACGTATGCTATCAGCAAGATGTACCTTTTGATGGAGAAGCAACGCAACCGTGGTCAAGATGGAGCCGGTATTGCTAGTATTAAACTAGACTTAGAACCGGGATTTCCATTTGTAGATAGAGCTCGGTCAGTGGAAGCAGATCCAATTAACGACATCTTCAAAAAGGTAGGCAAAAAACTAAACAAGATCAGCAAAGACAACACGAAGTACTTCGATGCTGACTACCTCAGACAAAACATCCCTTTTATGGGCGATGTATACATGGGACACCTTCGTTATGGTACTCATGGTAAAAATACAATTGCTCACTGTCACCCCTTCATGCGTAATAACAATTGGAGAAGCAGACAACTCATCATGGCCGGTAACTTTAACATGACAAATGTTGACGAGCTTTTCGACAAGCTTGTTCACCTTGGTCAGCATCCAAAAGAAAATGTGGATACTGTTACTGTGATGGAAAAAATCGGTCATTTTTTGGATTTAGAAGTACAAGATCTCTTCCAAAAAAACAACAACTCTGGTTTAACTAATATTGAAATTTCGAACAAAATTGAGGAAGAACTTGATCTATGCAAGGTACTAACTCGTTCGTGTAAGGATTTTGATGGTGGTTATGCTATCATGGGTCTAACTGGTTATGGCGGAAGTTTTGTAGCAAGAGATGTAAACGGCATTCGTCCAGCATACTACTATGCTGATGATGAAATTGTTGTTGTAGCATCAGAAAAAACGGCTATTAAAACCGCTTTTAATGCAGATTATGATCTAATCAAAGAAATTCAACCTGGTCATGCTTTAATTGTAAACAAAGATTCTTCTTACGAAGAGAAAGAATATTTAACGCCTCAAGAAAAGCTATCTTGTAGTTTTGAGCGTATCTATTTCTCTCGTGGAACTGATCCTGCAATTTACGAAGAGCGTAAAAAATTAGGTGAACTTCTTGTACCTAAAGTACTTAAAGCTTTAGACTACGACCTTGAAAATACTGTTTTCTCTTATATCCCTAACACTGCTGAAACAGCATTTTTAGGTATGATGGCAGGAATGGATAAATATCTTGTAAAGAAACGTCTAGAAGCTATTGAAAATGGCGTATCTGGAGAGGAGCTTGAAAAGATGATGACGTTCCGTCCAAGACAAGAAAAGCTTGTAATTAAAGACGTTAAAGCGCGTACATTTATTGCAGACGATACTATGCGTGACGACATGGTTGCTCACGTATATGATACGACTTACGAAGTAATTAAAAAGAAAGTTGATACTCTTGTAGTTATCGATGATTCTATCGTAAGAGGTACTACTCTAGAAAAATCTATCATTCAGATGTTAGATAGATTAGAACCAAAACGTATTATTGTTGTTTCTTCAGCACCTCAAATTAGATATCCTGATTGCTATGGTATCAATATGTCTAAGATGAAGGAGTTTGTTGCTTTTAGAGCAATGATCAAATTGGTGAAAAAAAGAAACATGGACGAGCTATTGGATGAAGTGTATTATCGTTCTAAATCAATTCTTCGTAAAGATGTAATTGATGAGAATTTAGTACAAACACTTTATGATCAATTCTCTGACGAGGAAATCAGTCAAGAAATTGCTGAAATCATAAAACTTGATCACATTAAAGCTGATGTAGAAGTAATCTATCAAACAGTAGATAACTTACACGAAGCCTGCCCTCATCACCTTGGAGATTGGTACTTCACAGGTAACTTCCCTACTCATGGAGGTATGAAGGTCGC